The DNA segment AGATCGACATCGTTGCCCTCAACGAGGGGGAGAAGAAAGCCCTCTTTGTGGAAGTCAAGTGGAAAGACCTTAGCTTGAGGGAGGCTCGGGGTATTTTGAAGGACTTGGAGAGGAAGGCCGAGCTTGTGGGGCTGGAAGGGTGGGGGAAGCATTGCGGACTGGTGGCGAAGGGCATCGAGGGAAAGGAAAAATTCAGGGCTGGAGGCTGGCTCGTGTGGGATTTGGCTGATTTCGAAAGGCTTATCTCTTCTGAAAGCGGAGTTTGAGATGGTGGTACCCTTGTCGCTTTTGCCTTTGGCCAGAATGTTCATATTTGGGGGGAAGAAGAAAAAGGAGGAAAAGCCAAAGAAGAGCTTCGAAGAAAAGTTGGAGGAATGGGCAAAGAGACATGGCCTGCCGAAGGAGTCCATAGAACACATTGCTTTCCTGTATGTGAATGCTAACAAAGGACTTCTCAAAATACTGGCAAGAGCGGATCCCGAAGGGCGACACGACAGAGTTTCAAAAGCCCTTGGGACAAAAAAGATGCCTTCAGGATATATATCACTCACATAAAAGATGCTGACTACCAAAAACTAAAACACGAACGAGACCCCCGTGCGGCAAGATTTCCAATACTCCACGGACTACTTACTCTCGCACTAATCCATCACACCGGAACGAGCTACGAAACCCTCGGAGAGGCTGTTCGAAGAGCACTAGACAATTGGATACTTCGTGGATATTACTATGAAGACATAAAGCGAAATCCAGAATTGTTTATAAATGAGCTCCTCAGACAGCTAGAGAAAAGACAGGCGATAATCAACAAAGAACTCGCAGAAAAAACCTGCGTGCAGCATTGGAGAAAGCGATAAAAATCACTGATAAGATGCCGCCAGACTTCAAAGATCCCGAGAAAGTACGGGCCGTTGGAGATGCGATATCAGGCATTGCTGACGATCCAATCCACATCCTCAAACAGGCGGGCATCGACATAGAGCCAGAACTTGAGGAGTTCCTGCAGTTCCTAGCGGAGATCGGCGGGGAGAAGGTGGAACCAGAGGGACAAATAAACGTGGCGAGAGTTCCCAAACCCTCCGGAGAACTTGCCGAGGCAAAGCTCGAAGTCCTCTCCATTCTTCACGGCCTCGAATTTGCGGGCTTCTCCGAGGAGGCTAAGCAGAAGGCTATCGAGAGACTCTCCGCAAGGATAGGGGAAGTTTCCGCCGAGAAGCTAACGCCCGAGAACCTTCAAAAGCTTGGCCTCTGCGCCTTTGCAGTCGAGATGATAAAGAGCGGAAACTTCGAGAGGCTGGGAGAGATCGAGAGGATTTAAGCCCTCTTTCTGGTCTCCTCCTTAATCCTGAGGTACTCCTCCTTGGTGAGCGGGAATTCTTTAGCGGACTTGAGAAATGAGTTTATTAGCTTTACCTGCTGTTTGAAAACCTCATCTGGGTTCTCCTTCAACCTTTTCACGTACAGCCTTATGAAGGCCAGTCTCTCCTCCATATCGCGCTTAGAACGATACTTCGACGTTGAGCCTCTTCGCGTATTCACGGAGCATCACCCAGTCAAGCTCCTCTTTAAATAGTTCGTACAGGAAGAAGGCATCCTCAAAGTCCTTATCACTTCCGAGGTAGAGCTTGTACGCTATCTGCAGTTCTATCGGTGAGATGTAAATCCTCCTGCCGCTGAGCTCCACGGGAATTCTCTTTTCAAGGGCCTCCCGGTGGAAGTAGTCCTTTGGAAACTTTATCTCCGCATTTGGAATTATTTCTCCCTGCCTTGCCATCCTTATTCCCATTCTCTGGAGGAGCATTTCATAGAGGCCCCCGCAGTCCTCCGGGTTGAGGAACTCGAAGCCCCTTAACCTTGCCTCATCGCACATCTTCAGGAACCCCTCTTCTGAAACTCTCTCGATTACAAAGTCCACGTCCTCAGTTCCGCGGGAGCGACCGAAGAGAATCGTGACGTAGCCGCTGACTATTACATAGGGCGCGTATTTTCCTATGAGCTCGACCACGTTCAATACGAACTTATCCAGCTCACTCAGCTCGCGGTTGATTATGATGGGCTTTCTCATCCTAATTCCCATGCTATCCCCATTGATTTTTGCTCCTTGGTGTATTTATCCCTTTCCCGCTCAACTTGCACCCCCACAAGTTACTTGCACCCCTGCAAGTTAAAAGGCTTTCCCCGAAACTTTTCTGGCGAAAAGTTTCATCAAAAGGTCCCGACGGTTCTCAATGCGGACGATTAACTTCGTGCACAATCCTGATCTTGCCGCTTTAATTTGAAGGGTTTAACTCCAAACAGGTGACTTCATGGTTTTGCACTCATTTTGGCACCCTAAGGGTGCCATTCTATTGATGAAACACTTGCACAAGGTTCAGAGGAATAAGCCCTCCTAAAACACGCCAAGGTTGTAACGTGCACAAAGGCCTATCTGCACTTCTCACCAGTAAACTCCATTTGATGAAACTTTGCGCAAGCAAAGTTTCTGGGGGGTGTGGGGGCGTTAGCCCCCCGGCAAGCTTTGCGCAAGCAAAGCTTGACCAAAAAGTTCTGACTGTTCAAGAGGGATGTGAAGATGGTGCATGCCTCGTCAAGTGGGCGGTTTGTTTGGGGTTTACTTTCATGAGAGCCCGTTGGCATGGGGTTTGCTCAAAAACAGCGCCCGAAGGGCGCTAAGGAGAAGAAACCCTTATCACGAGGATGGAGTTTAAAGCAAACCCTTAAATTAGGTTAGCACCTCTAAAAGGCATGCCATTTTTGATGAAACTTTTCTCCAGAAAAGTTTCTTAACGTGGGGTGAAACCCCACCTCGGGGGTTTGAGAGTACAGAGAGATAAGGGGGCGGAGCCCCCTTGTCTTTCGTTTGCAAAAAAATTATACACCTCCCAACCCAAAAAAGGGTGGAACGGTTCGAAAGCCTTTTAAATACTCTCCATAGACCCCACTTCAGCGTTGAAGTTAGCACAGCGAAGGATGACGGAAAAATGGCCTGGCACGTCTTCATTCCGGATTCGCTCCTCGAAGAAACCGACGACCCGAAAATCAGGACGTACAAGGTTGGTCAGATAGCCAGGGCCTGCGCTATATTCGGCGTTGAGCATATATGGATCTACAACGCTGGCGGCAGGGACGGAAGGTTCATCAAGACAATCTTGGAGTACGCGGAAACGCCCCAGTACCTCAGAAAGAGGCTGTTCCCCCTCATGCCGGAGCTCCGCTATGTTGGCGTCATCCCGCCGCTTAGGACGCCCCACCACAAGCTCAAGGGAAAACCAAAGGTCGGCGAAATCCGCGAGGGCTTCGCCTTCAGGAAAGGGAGGCGGGTTTACGCGGACATTGGCCTTGACGATCTTGCTCTGGTGGAGGGGGGCGTTGAGGGACGTGCAACCTTCAGAATCGTCTCAGTAAGGCCGCTCAGGGTGATACCAGCTAAACCGGTTGAATACTGGGGCTACAGGGTGCATCTCACGGGGAAGTCACTGGCAAAAACACTTAAAAAGGCCAGGCTGGATTTGGCGATTGCCACCTCCAGGAAGGGACGCGACATTCGGGAGGTGAAGCTTCCCCCACTTGAGGGGGAGGTCGGATTCATCTTTGGCTCACCGAGGAAGGGCGTGATGGAGCTCCTCGGCGAGGAGGAATATGACTTTGATCTAATCCTCAACACCATTCCAAATCAGCGGACGGCCACCGTCCGCACCGAGGAGGCCGTCTTGGCCACACTCGCAGTGTTTAATCTCATAAGGAGGGATTGAGATGGGAAAAATACACAGGCCAAGGAGAGGTTCACTGGCTTACTCCCCTAGAAAGAGGGCCAAGAGCATAGTCCCGAGAATCAGAAAGTGGCCGCAGGACAGTGAAGTCAGGATGCTCGGTTTCGCCGGCTACAAGGCTGGCATGACCCACATCCTTATGATAGACGACAGGCCAGGGCTCACCAAGGGTAAGGAAATCTTCATGCCGGTTACTATCGTGGAAGTCCCGCCGCTCTTCGTCTACGGCATCAGGGCCTACAGGCAGGGCTACCTCGGTCTTGAGACCGCCACTGAGGTCTGGTTCCACGAGCTCAACGACTACGTTAAGAGGAGGATAAAGACCCTGCCCAAGGAGTACAGCGAGGATGCCTTCAAGGAGAAGCTCGGTCAGCTTGAGGACCTCGTCAACGACGGCGAGATAGTCGACGTCAGGCTTCTCGTCCACACCCAGCCGTGGCTCATCAAGCTCAAGAAGAAGCCCGAGGTCATGGAGTACGCCATCGGTGGCGACGACGTTAAGGCCAAGTTTGACTACGCCAAG comes from the Thermococcus thioreducens genome and includes:
- a CDS encoding putative RNA uridine N3 methyltransferase gives rise to the protein MAWHVFIPDSLLEETDDPKIRTYKVGQIARACAIFGVEHIWIYNAGGRDGRFIKTILEYAETPQYLRKRLFPLMPELRYVGVIPPLRTPHHKLKGKPKVGEIREGFAFRKGRRVYADIGLDDLALVEGGVEGRATFRIVSVRPLRVIPAKPVEYWGYRVHLTGKSLAKTLKKARLDLAIATSRKGRDIREVKLPPLEGEVGFIFGSPRKGVMELLGEEEYDFDLILNTIPNQRTATVRTEEAVLATLAVFNLIRRD
- a CDS encoding 50S ribosomal protein L3, producing MGKIHRPRRGSLAYSPRKRAKSIVPRIRKWPQDSEVRMLGFAGYKAGMTHILMIDDRPGLTKGKEIFMPVTIVEVPPLFVYGIRAYRQGYLGLETATEVWFHELNDYVKRRIKTLPKEYSEDAFKEKLGQLEDLVNDGEIVDVRLLVHTQPWLIKLKKKPEVMEYAIGGDDVKAKFDYAKEKIGKELRASEVLHEGELLDVIAVTKGKGTQGPVKRWGIKIQFHKAQRAGKARHVGNLGPWHPTRVMWTVPQAGQMGFHHRTEFNKRLIAIGENGKLKLDEKNEIDITPKGGFPHYGIIRSDFLMIQGTVPGSFKRIVRVRPAIRPPKKKPPVERPQITYVSRESKQ